Genomic segment of Deltaproteobacteria bacterium:
TGAGCTCGGGGATGTCGTTGGCAACGAATCCATAGCCCCGATGACTGCCTGCCCACCGGCGGAGCCAGGCAGAACCGATGTCACTACCAGTAGAGTCACTCGCCAGTACCCCGAGGTCACCGTCGCGTCCCCAGCCAACGACGAATCGCGCGACTGCCGGCTCCTGAAGCACATCCAACGGGAACGGTTCCTGGCCTTCCGGTACATAGAGCGCCAAGTACAGATACCCGCGCAAGAGCTCGCCGTCTTTGGGCGTCAGGAGCCGAATCATCGCTCATCGACCTCCCGGGTCACCGTTGCAGGTCGGCCATACTAGAGGCAGTCTCAAAATTGTCTCAGCATGATGCAGATACAGGCGAGTTGGACGAATGCTCGGTAGTTCTGGGCTTTGTACTCCCAGCGGGTGACGACGCGGCGGAAGTTCTGCAGCCAGGCGTTGA
This window contains:
- a CDS encoding GNAT family N-acetyltransferase, translating into MIRLLTPKDGELLRGYLYLALYVPEGQEPFPLDVLQEPAVARFVVGWGRDGDLGVLASDSTGSDIGSAWLRRWAGSHRGYGFVANDIPELSMAVRPAHRGRGVGTVMLQALLGNTDERGWSVSLSVHRKNPVIRLYQRCGFREHEEHGDSVTMLRRPPEKDARGGRTRCRS